From one Bacteroides eggerthii genomic stretch:
- the glpB gene encoding glycerol-3-phosphate dehydrogenase subunit GlpB yields the protein MKFDVLIIGGGLAGLTCGIRLQKNGVKCAIVSTGQSALHFSSGSFDLLNELPDGTKVDNPMAAVGKVSANHPYAKLGSEFAYYVHEAKQQFLDLGIEVAGDAEQNHLRITPMGTLKPTWLTFSDFTPFSSVSDMAGKKIRVVNMAGFLDFNTKFVADSFEKYGAKCQISSINLPELERLRISPTEMRSTNIARVLENEKTLEALIMELAGTVSGFDVVALPAVFGLSSVAPVRRLKEALNIPVWLIPTMPPSVPGIRAQQQLRRSFEELGGVYMLGDTVVKADFKGNKVQSVYSVNHGDISFVAENFVLASGSYFSNGLIAQPDKVIEPVFGSDVDFTPGRDSWYDKSFFNKQNYMTFGVATDEKLRIKIKGDVQQNLFAVGSVLGGSNTIHEGCGAGVSMLTALYVADNLING from the coding sequence ATGAAATTTGATGTTTTAATAATAGGCGGAGGACTTGCCGGCTTGACATGTGGAATCCGTTTGCAAAAGAACGGTGTGAAATGTGCTATTGTTTCCACCGGACAAAGTGCGTTGCACTTTTCTTCGGGTTCGTTTGATTTGCTTAATGAGCTTCCTGACGGTACGAAGGTGGATAATCCCATGGCTGCTGTTGGGAAAGTCAGTGCGAATCATCCTTATGCCAAATTGGGTAGCGAGTTTGCATATTATGTTCATGAGGCAAAGCAGCAGTTCCTTGATTTGGGGATTGAGGTGGCCGGTGATGCTGAACAGAACCATTTGCGCATAACCCCTATGGGTACATTGAAACCGACTTGGCTGACTTTCTCCGATTTTACGCCTTTCTCATCGGTAAGTGACATGGCCGGCAAGAAGATTCGGGTTGTCAATATGGCCGGATTCCTTGACTTCAATACGAAGTTTGTCGCTGACAGCTTTGAGAAGTATGGGGCAAAGTGCCAGATTTCTTCCATAAATCTTCCTGAACTGGAAAGACTGCGGATTAGTCCGACAGAAATGCGATCCACTAATATTGCCAGAGTTTTGGAGAATGAAAAAACGCTTGAGGCCTTGATAATGGAATTGGCAGGAACGGTTTCCGGTTTCGATGTGGTTGCTTTGCCTGCCGTATTCGGACTTTCGTCTGTGGCGCCGGTAAGGAGACTGAAAGAAGCGTTGAATATTCCGGTATGGCTGATACCGACAATGCCGCCGTCTGTTCCCGGTATTCGTGCACAGCAACAGCTCCGTCGTTCTTTTGAAGAACTGGGGGGAGTGTATATGCTGGGTGATACAGTGGTGAAAGCAGATTTTAAGGGCAACAAGGTGCAATCGGTATATTCCGTCAATCATGGGGATATTTCATTTGTGGCGGAAAACTTTGTTCTGGCTTCGGGAAGTTATTTCAGCAACGGATTGATTGCGCAACCCGATAAAGTTATCGAGCCGGTCTTCGGCAGTGATGTCGATTTTACTCCCGGACGTGACAGTTGGTATGACAAGTCGTTCTTCAATAAACAGAATTATATGACATTCGGCGTAGCTACCGATGAAAAGTTGCGGATAAAGATCAAGGGCGATGTACAACAGAATCTGTTTGCGGTCGGATCTGTTTTAGGCGGCTCCAATACAATACACGAGGGCTGCGGTGCAGGTGTCTCTATGCTTACGGCATTATATGTAGCGGATAACTTAATAAATGGATGA
- a CDS encoding acetylornithine carbamoyltransferase: MKKFTCVQDIGNLRTALDEAFEIKKDRFKYVELGRNKTLMMIFFNSSLRTRLSTQKAALNLGMNVIVLDINQGAWKLETERGVIMDGDKPEHLLEAIPVMGCYCDIIGVRSFARFENREYDYNEVILNQFIKHSGRPVFSMEAATRHPLQSFADLITIEEYKKTARPKVVMTWAPHPRPLPQAVPNSFAEWMNATDYEFVITHPEGYELDPKFVGNARVEYDQMKAFEGADFVYAKNWAAYTGDNYGQILSKDRDWTVSDRQMAVTNNAYFMHCLPVRRNMIVTDDVIESPQSIVIPEAANREISATVVLKRLIESL; the protein is encoded by the coding sequence ATGAAGAAGTTTACTTGCGTGCAGGACATCGGTAACCTGAGAACTGCACTTGACGAAGCATTCGAAATCAAAAAAGACCGTTTCAAATATGTAGAGCTGGGACGTAACAAGACATTGATGATGATATTCTTCAACTCAAGTCTGCGCACCCGTCTCAGCACTCAAAAAGCCGCCCTCAATTTGGGCATGAATGTCATTGTATTGGACATCAATCAAGGAGCCTGGAAACTGGAAACAGAGCGCGGCGTCATCATGGACGGTGACAAACCGGAACATCTGCTGGAGGCCATTCCCGTAATGGGTTGTTACTGCGATATTATCGGAGTGCGTTCCTTTGCCCGTTTTGAAAACCGCGAATACGATTACAACGAAGTGATACTGAATCAGTTCATAAAGCACTCCGGCCGTCCGGTATTCTCTATGGAAGCTGCCACACGCCATCCGCTGCAAAGCTTTGCAGACCTCATCACAATTGAGGAATACAAGAAAACGGCGCGTCCCAAAGTCGTAATGACATGGGCTCCGCACCCGCGCCCGTTGCCGCAGGCTGTTCCCAACTCTTTTGCCGAGTGGATGAATGCGACGGACTACGAATTCGTCATTACCCACCCCGAAGGTTATGAGCTCGATCCTAAGTTTGTGGGTAATGCCCGCGTGGAATACGACCAGATGAAGGCTTTTGAAGGTGCAGACTTTGTATATGCCAAGAACTGGGCTGCCTACACCGGTGACAACTACGGACAAATCCTGAGCAAAGACCGCGACTGGACCGTAAGCGACCGCCAAATGGCAGTAACCAACAATGCCTATTTCATGCACTGCCTGCCGGTACGCCGCAATATGATTGTAACGGATGATGTGATTGAAAGTCCGCAATCTATCGTAATACCGGAAGCTGCCAACCGGGAGATTTCTGCAACAGTGGTACTGAAACGTCTGATAGAAAGCTTATAA
- a CDS encoding porin, with amino-acid sequence MKKYILMPVLAALSLSGSVIQAQDFDNNPVVNVSNSKENLNFTIGARFMMDGAYYHSDFTPVKSGAAITDARIRTSMSYEDWYFYADFDFSKGKFSQKNIFLQYSLEGAKGTHRFKAGYYNNPVSMANNTSRGSLHFISRSAAANAFSPSRELGLSYIFYNDHFFANQGVFAENKYNDQPSGYQGMSLGGRWVWRPINNDDRTFHLGAAFRYANIATGTVENNVLKTELDMGSSLETYVDATQDFLSAKLPWAKNVYDVGAEFLYKTDDFFARGEYMYKHVTKKRDDQALFEANLGSIDSWGSLESWQKGNPLGDNSFHGAYIEAGYKIFGDPYQYSNSDALLKGLNGRALEVVARYSYTGLNDLVEGEKYVPGRDQYYPNGVLADYPATSLSIGGGNMHSATLGVNYSFNKFAQVMLSYTYNRLDRDKFQYDKNFHVLQARLMFQF; translated from the coding sequence ATGAAAAAATATATTTTAATGCCGGTATTGGCTGCATTGTCACTGTCAGGATCGGTAATCCAAGCTCAGGACTTTGATAATAATCCGGTTGTTAATGTTAGCAACAGTAAGGAAAACTTGAACTTTACGATTGGTGCTCGTTTCATGATGGACGGTGCATACTATCATTCGGACTTCACTCCGGTAAAATCGGGAGCAGCCATTACTGATGCGCGTATCCGTACTTCAATGAGTTATGAAGACTGGTACTTCTATGCAGATTTTGACTTCTCCAAAGGTAAATTCTCACAGAAGAATATTTTCCTGCAATACTCGCTGGAAGGTGCAAAAGGTACTCACCGCTTTAAAGCCGGTTATTACAACAATCCGGTTTCAATGGCAAATAATACCAGCCGCGGAAGCCTGCACTTTATCTCCCGTTCGGCCGCAGCCAATGCTTTTTCGCCTTCTCGTGAGTTGGGTCTGAGCTATATTTTCTATAATGACCATTTCTTTGCAAATCAGGGTGTATTTGCCGAAAACAAATACAACGATCAGCCGTCAGGCTATCAGGGCATGTCATTGGGTGGCCGTTGGGTATGGCGTCCTATCAATAATGATGACAGGACATTCCACTTAGGAGCTGCTTTCCGTTATGCTAATATTGCTACCGGCACAGTAGAGAACAATGTCCTGAAAACCGAACTGGATATGGGATCTTCATTGGAAACTTACGTAGACGCTACTCAGGATTTCTTATCGGCCAAGTTGCCATGGGCAAAAAATGTGTATGATGTGGGTGCTGAGTTCTTGTATAAGACAGATGACTTTTTTGCCCGCGGCGAATACATGTACAAACATGTGACGAAAAAACGTGATGACCAGGCTTTGTTCGAAGCTAATCTGGGGTCTATTGACTCTTGGGGCTCGCTTGAGTCATGGCAGAAAGGTAATCCGCTTGGTGACAATTCTTTCCATGGGGCTTATATTGAAGCCGGTTATAAGATCTTCGGCGATCCGTATCAATACAGCAATTCCGATGCTTTGTTGAAGGGGTTGAACGGTAGAGCGCTTGAGGTGGTGGCTCGTTATAGTTATACAGGCTTGAACGATCTCGTTGAGGGTGAGAAATATGTTCCCGGCCGCGATCAATATTATCCTAACGGTGTATTGGCAGACTATCCCGCCACTTCATTGAGCATTGGCGGCGGTAATATGCACTCGGCAACTTTAGGCGTAAACTACTCTTTCAACAAGTTCGCCCAAGTAATGTTGAGCTATACTTACAATCGTCTTGATCGCGATAAGTTCCAGTACGATAAGAACTTCCATGTGCTTCAGGCACGTCTGATGTTCCAATTCTAA
- the pgtP gene encoding phosphoglycerate transporter protein PgtP: protein MWNFLAPPAYKQELPAEKIDSVYKSYRWQVFLGIFIGYAGFYIVRKNFSMAIPELGQFGFEKGELSIVLSMNAVAYALSKFLMGSVSDRSNARVFLPLGLVLAAVSMMFMIVPVQFFGPEQKSLAIIVMAVLNFLVGWFNGMGWPPCGRVMTHWFSVTERGTMMSIWNCAHNVGGALVGPMAVYGALWFGSWFYGVDSSRYFLIGTYVFPAAVAILVALVAYCLIRDTPQSCGLPSIEKYRNDYPKNYSEKQEEVLTAKEIFFKHVFNNKMLWYIAIANAFVYMVRYGCLDWAPTFLKEAQGYDIKQAGWAYFAYEFAAIPGTLVCGWLSDKVFKGGRAMTTIIFMAIVAVFIFLYWQCSDNYMIVTLSLIAIGFFIYGPVMLIGVQALDLAPKNAAGTAAGLTGFFGYFFGTAILANVVLGYVAEMAGWDWTFILLLIACALSILLMSFTYKDEKALLAERNKK from the coding sequence ATGTGGAATTTTTTGGCACCACCTGCTTACAAGCAGGAGTTACCGGCAGAGAAGATTGACTCTGTATATAAGAGTTATCGCTGGCAGGTCTTCTTAGGCATTTTTATTGGTTACGCAGGTTTTTATATTGTGCGTAAGAACTTTTCAATGGCTATCCCGGAACTTGGCCAGTTTGGTTTTGAAAAAGGAGAATTGAGCATCGTGCTTTCTATGAATGCGGTTGCTTATGCTTTGTCCAAGTTTTTAATGGGAAGCGTGTCCGATCGTAGCAATGCGCGTGTATTCCTACCATTAGGATTGGTTTTGGCGGCTGTTTCCATGATGTTTATGATTGTACCGGTACAATTCTTCGGTCCGGAACAAAAATCATTGGCTATCATTGTAATGGCTGTCCTGAATTTTTTGGTAGGTTGGTTCAACGGTATGGGATGGCCTCCTTGCGGACGGGTCATGACACACTGGTTTTCAGTGACCGAACGGGGAACAATGATGTCCATTTGGAACTGCGCCCATAACGTGGGCGGTGCGTTGGTAGGCCCAATGGCTGTTTATGGCGCACTGTGGTTTGGCTCTTGGTTCTATGGGGTTGATTCATCCCGTTACTTTCTCATCGGTACGTATGTTTTCCCGGCAGCGGTAGCTATCCTCGTGGCGTTAGTGGCATATTGCCTGATACGTGATACTCCTCAATCCTGCGGACTTCCTTCCATTGAGAAATACCGCAATGATTATCCTAAGAATTATAGCGAAAAACAGGAAGAAGTGCTGACGGCTAAAGAAATCTTCTTTAAGCATGTGTTCAACAACAAAATGCTTTGGTACATTGCTATCGCCAATGCCTTTGTCTATATGGTGCGTTACGGTTGCTTGGACTGGGCTCCGACGTTCCTGAAAGAGGCCCAGGGCTATGATATCAAGCAAGCGGGGTGGGCATATTTTGCCTATGAGTTTGCGGCAATACCCGGAACACTGGTTTGCGGTTGGCTGAGTGATAAGGTATTTAAGGGTGGGCGTGCTATGACTACTATCATCTTTATGGCTATTGTAGCGGTATTTATCTTCCTCTATTGGCAGTGTTCCGACAACTATATGATTGTGACTTTGTCTCTGATTGCTATCGGTTTCTTTATCTATGGGCCGGTAATGTTGATTGGAGTTCAGGCGCTTGATCTTGCTCCTAAGAATGCTGCCGGTACGGCTGCCGGACTTACCGGGTTCTTCGGCTACTTCTTCGGAACGGCTATTCTGGCCAATGTAGTCCTCGGTTATGTAGCTGAAATGGCCGGTTGGGACTGGACTTTCATCTTGCTGCTCATCGCTTGTGCTTTGTCCATCCTATTGATGTCTTTCACTTATAAAGACGAAAAAGCATTACTTGCGGAAAGAAATAAGAAATAA
- a CDS encoding DUF4962 domain-containing protein: MKIIFAVIGILCMGLMSVHANNPLRQSPYPQKDNIIYLNPAPLLVPLSMKQSDYLQFNLSQDKNFKGSNDILSKPVPWCMFNAHKVLNTGVWYWRFRSVSKAGEEMPWSETYSFTVEETTPQFATPPFEVLLKNLPKDYPRIYCFLNGHLADARKKVRTHPEFEVMVDDARTALAMDFSTDTQPYKHVFAMSENFDKLNTAYQMLQYDVYADKMMANVRCLLKQEPAKDFIDNDFKAGELVYLLAATYENFYERFTEQEHKQIEKIIMGVLGFYYNGRLLGREENMFFDEHIWQFEIRRFLQVSLVLYDKYPAAKEYLEYYYELWNTRGPGTGFNRDGAWHNGANYFSANAVSLCYLPTLFGYLTGTDFLQHPWYKNGGIGVAYTWLPGSLSAGFGDGHEKRNGKPLRIRSAFADFLARTTGDPYAAWYSAVNNRYDTEFETRLYRLASAKQRPANCELPADAPKAVWFRDCGEMIANSNLGDLKKNISLSFRSSPFGSGNHTHSNQNAFNLHYGGEAVFHAVGHYMNFCDPHNLLSYRNTRAHNTMLINGIGQPFTPDAYGYIVRMFNGDNISYALGDASTAYCGISNIRLWKRSFEKYHLTQTPENGFGETPLKKYRRHIFLLHPNKVVIYDELEANEKVRWDWLLHSPVKFDINPAASILTTVNKEKGFSSVVQLFCEQEAAITQTDKYAAPPNHADAQRGEDFTDPWSLTASFGPSRNNRILTIIQVEADGRQAVQIMREGNTFRCGEWVIEAELNAKRPGRLYIRNSRNNAVFSYGDKKPEINGELYSCKEKDASVLFDCVNGEWTVQEMGDQRVQTMGKW; this comes from the coding sequence ATGAAGATTATATTTGCTGTAATTGGGATATTATGCATGGGACTGATGTCTGTGCATGCCAATAACCCGTTGAGACAATCGCCTTATCCGCAAAAGGATAATATCATATATTTGAACCCGGCTCCTTTATTGGTGCCGTTGAGCATGAAGCAGTCGGATTATTTGCAGTTTAACCTCTCGCAAGATAAGAACTTCAAAGGAAGCAACGATATTCTCTCCAAACCTGTACCCTGGTGCATGTTCAATGCCCATAAGGTACTGAATACAGGTGTGTGGTACTGGCGTTTCCGTTCGGTCAGCAAGGCCGGTGAAGAAATGCCTTGGAGTGAGACGTATAGTTTTACAGTAGAAGAGACTACTCCGCAGTTTGCAACACCTCCGTTTGAGGTACTTTTGAAGAACCTTCCTAAGGACTATCCGCGTATTTATTGCTTTTTGAACGGGCACTTGGCGGATGCCCGGAAGAAGGTGCGTACTCATCCGGAGTTTGAAGTGATGGTTGATGATGCACGTACTGCGCTTGCTATGGATTTCAGTACCGATACGCAGCCTTATAAACATGTCTTTGCCATGTCTGAGAATTTTGATAAGCTGAATACTGCCTATCAAATGTTGCAGTATGACGTTTATGCAGATAAGATGATGGCGAATGTACGTTGCCTTCTTAAGCAAGAACCGGCTAAGGACTTTATCGACAATGATTTCAAGGCAGGAGAGCTGGTCTATCTGCTGGCAGCTACTTATGAGAATTTTTATGAGCGCTTTACGGAGCAAGAGCATAAGCAGATAGAAAAGATTATAATGGGGGTTCTTGGCTTTTATTATAACGGCCGGCTCTTAGGGCGTGAGGAGAATATGTTTTTCGATGAACATATCTGGCAGTTTGAAATACGCCGTTTCCTGCAAGTTTCATTGGTGCTGTATGACAAATATCCTGCTGCAAAAGAATATTTGGAGTATTACTATGAACTTTGGAATACGCGAGGACCGGGCACAGGTTTTAATCGTGACGGCGCATGGCACAATGGAGCCAACTATTTCAGCGCAAATGCAGTCAGCTTGTGCTATCTTCCCACTTTGTTCGGTTATCTCACAGGGACTGACTTTCTGCAGCATCCTTGGTATAAGAATGGGGGAATAGGGGTGGCATATACTTGGCTGCCCGGCTCTTTGAGTGCAGGTTTTGGCGACGGACATGAAAAAAGAAATGGTAAACCTTTACGCATCCGGAGCGCTTTTGCCGATTTCCTGGCCCGTACTACCGGTGACCCGTATGCAGCCTGGTATTCTGCTGTCAACAACCGCTATGATACCGAGTTTGAAACCCGTCTCTACCGTCTCGCATCCGCCAAGCAGCGCCCGGCCAATTGTGAACTTCCGGCGGATGCACCGAAAGCTGTATGGTTTAGGGACTGTGGCGAAATGATAGCCAACAGTAATTTGGGGGATTTGAAAAAGAATATCAGCCTGAGTTTTCGTTCCAGTCCTTTCGGTTCGGGCAATCATACCCATTCCAATCAGAATGCTTTCAATCTGCATTATGGTGGGGAAGCGGTTTTCCATGCAGTGGGGCATTATATGAACTTCTGTGATCCGCATAATCTGCTGTCCTATCGCAATACACGTGCCCATAACACCATGCTTATAAACGGTATCGGTCAGCCTTTTACACCCGATGCCTATGGATACATTGTGCGTATGTTCAATGGGGATAACATCTCTTATGCTTTGGGGGACGCTTCAACAGCATATTGTGGCATCAGTAATATCCGTTTGTGGAAAAGAAGTTTTGAGAAGTATCATCTGACACAAACGCCCGAAAACGGTTTCGGTGAGACTCCTTTGAAGAAGTACCGTAGACACATTTTCCTGTTGCACCCCAATAAAGTCGTTATTTATGACGAACTGGAGGCAAATGAGAAAGTGCGTTGGGACTGGTTGCTGCATAGTCCTGTGAAATTTGATATAAATCCTGCCGCATCCATACTCACGACAGTGAACAAAGAGAAGGGGTTTAGTTCCGTTGTCCAATTGTTTTGTGAACAGGAAGCTGCTATCACCCAAACTGATAAATATGCTGCTCCTCCGAATCATGCTGATGCCCAGCGTGGTGAGGACTTTACCGATCCCTGGTCACTTACTGCAAGTTTCGGGCCGAGCAGGAATAATCGTATACTTACCATTATTCAGGTTGAAGCCGATGGCAGGCAGGCTGTGCAGATAATGAGAGAGGGCAATACTTTCCGATGCGGCGAATGGGTTATTGAAGCCGAATTGAATGCTAAACGTCCGGGCAGATTGTATATCCGTAACAGCCGGAACAATGCTGTGTTCAGCTATGGGGATAAGAAACCGGAAATAAACGGAGAACTCTATTCATGTAAAGAGAAAGATGCTTCTGTTTTGTTCGACTGTGTCAACGGGGAATGGACGGTTCAGGAAATGGGCGACCAAAGAGTGCAAACGATGGGAAAGTGGTAA
- a CDS encoding glycerophosphodiester phosphodiesterase family protein, giving the protein MLKNPIRLSATLLGMALVAFTSCEDQDFTDVNNDATRVEVNTISAEMAKVRDYVPDYAVMAHRGSTFWAPEETESAWRWAREMGADYLESDLQCTKDGVILANHDDNLKRTTNIENVYSELVPATRKAFYMRHGMSEEEAEKLVAADKASFRPYYAMSYMYEELLALDAGSWFNETSIEQARKSFAEKHQYVSALEDQIRYAEGKMLKRGSDGERIYTVTGTWDPDKPRDCLTYKFEYVDDPQDTGNRPGIYIEFKESWLNPSDFEKRVYNKLDELGWNIITKPCDGEPFYKNNKVNVGNTNGKVILQTFSLESLRRTADEFQGKIPMCFLLWEGNGATDLKYDTPQGYASFINLGLEYKAHIIGPCIAGAPNNYPEMNAPWQAYLIKKSGMLNHPYSFDSYAQMGKYFGQYNWGNTVQYDDVLHGIYGDGLFTNRSEMSLKYLIDNGLRKAPAPQTVPDAVETLERLGY; this is encoded by the coding sequence ATGTTGAAGAATCCAATCAGATTGAGCGCAACCTTATTAGGTATGGCTTTAGTAGCTTTCACTTCCTGTGAAGACCAAGATTTTACAGATGTGAATAATGATGCAACACGTGTTGAAGTAAACACAATCTCAGCCGAAATGGCAAAAGTACGCGACTATGTACCCGATTACGCTGTAATGGCTCATCGCGGTTCAACATTCTGGGCGCCGGAAGAAACGGAATCAGCATGGCGCTGGGCACGCGAAATGGGTGCGGATTATCTTGAATCCGATCTTCAGTGCACGAAGGACGGTGTGATCCTTGCGAACCATGATGACAATTTGAAACGTACCACTAACATTGAGAATGTGTATAGCGAACTTGTTCCGGCAACGCGTAAAGCCTTTTACATGCGTCATGGAATGAGCGAGGAAGAGGCAGAAAAATTGGTTGCCGCTGATAAGGCAAGTTTCCGTCCCTATTATGCGATGTCTTATATGTACGAAGAATTACTGGCTCTGGATGCCGGCAGTTGGTTCAATGAGACAAGTATTGAGCAAGCCCGCAAGTCATTTGCCGAAAAACATCAATATGTTTCCGCCCTTGAAGACCAGATTCGTTACGCCGAAGGCAAAATGCTGAAACGCGGTTCTGATGGTGAACGCATATACACTGTCACCGGCACTTGGGATCCGGACAAACCCCGGGATTGCTTGACATATAAATTTGAATATGTGGATGATCCGCAGGATACAGGTAACCGTCCGGGTATTTATATCGAGTTTAAGGAGTCCTGGCTGAATCCTTCGGACTTTGAAAAGCGTGTTTACAATAAATTGGACGAACTTGGTTGGAACATTATTACGAAACCTTGTGATGGAGAACCTTTCTATAAGAACAATAAAGTAAATGTAGGCAATACCAATGGTAAGGTGATTCTTCAGACATTCTCTCTTGAAAGTCTTCGCCGCACAGCAGACGAATTCCAGGGTAAAATACCTATGTGTTTCTTGTTGTGGGAAGGTAACGGCGCCACCGACTTGAAGTATGACACGCCTCAGGGATATGCCTCTTTCATCAATCTTGGTTTGGAATATAAGGCTCACATTATCGGCCCTTGCATTGCGGGAGCTCCTAATAACTATCCGGAGATGAACGCCCCATGGCAGGCCTATCTGATCAAGAAATCCGGCATGTTGAATCATCCGTACTCATTCGACTCTTATGCGCAAATGGGTAAGTATTTCGGACAATACAACTGGGGAAATACTGTACAATATGACGATGTTCTGCATGGTATCTATGGTGACGGTCTGTTCACTAACCGTTCGGAAATGAGTCTGAAATATTTAATTGACAATGGTCTGCGCAAAGCGCCTGCTCCTCAAACGGTTCCGGATGCAGTTGAGACACTTGAAAGACTTGGTTATTAA
- the glpC gene encoding anaerobic glycerol-3-phosphate dehydrogenase subunit GlpC, with protein MNMQQNNISENNFEQCIKCTVCTVYCPVIPVNPKYPGPKQAGPDEERLRLKRGEYFDEALKYCLNCKRCEVACPSNVKIGDIIQLARIKYSKKKPALRDIMLANTDFVGTMASAFAPVVNATLSLKPVKMVMDGALKIDHRRVFPKYSSQTFESWFKKNVMALQENYKKHVTFFHGCYINYNFPQLGKDMVSVFNAIGYGVHLLEKEKCCGVALISNGLINQARKQAESNLRSVRKSVLEDKRPVIGASSTCIFTMRDEYPHLLGIDNADVRDSIELATRFIFRLLEEGNVKLKFRNDVKMKIAYHTPCHMEKLGWAYYSIALLRSIPNVDLTVLNSQCCGIAGTYGFKKENYETSQGIGASLFNQIEEVAADFVATDCETCKWQIEMSTSAKVKHPISVLAEALDLEETSKLNCNK; from the coding sequence ATGAATATGCAGCAGAACAATATAAGCGAGAACAATTTTGAGCAATGCATAAAATGTACTGTTTGTACAGTGTATTGTCCGGTTATTCCGGTGAACCCCAAGTATCCCGGTCCGAAGCAAGCCGGTCCGGACGAGGAGCGCCTTCGCTTGAAAAGAGGTGAATATTTTGATGAGGCGCTGAAATATTGTTTGAATTGTAAACGTTGTGAAGTGGCTTGCCCGTCGAATGTGAAGATTGGAGACATCATTCAGCTGGCACGCATCAAATATAGCAAGAAAAAACCGGCATTGCGTGATATCATGTTGGCCAATACGGATTTCGTGGGCACTATGGCATCTGCTTTCGCTCCTGTGGTAAATGCCACATTGTCTTTGAAACCGGTGAAAATGGTGATGGATGGAGCGTTGAAGATAGATCATCGTCGTGTCTTTCCGAAATATTCTTCCCAGACATTCGAAAGTTGGTTCAAGAAGAATGTAATGGCTTTGCAAGAGAACTATAAGAAACATGTGACTTTCTTCCATGGCTGTTACATCAATTATAATTTCCCCCAACTGGGTAAGGACATGGTGAGTGTGTTCAATGCGATAGGCTATGGAGTGCATTTGCTTGAAAAGGAGAAATGTTGCGGGGTGGCTTTGATTTCCAACGGCTTGATAAATCAAGCGCGTAAGCAGGCTGAGTCCAATCTCCGTTCCGTTCGTAAGTCTGTTCTGGAGGACAAGCGTCCTGTTATCGGAGCCTCGTCAACCTGTATTTTCACGATGCGCGATGAATATCCTCATTTACTTGGAATTGACAATGCAGATGTGCGCGACAGCATAGAGCTGGCCACCCGTTTTATTTTCCGTTTGCTTGAGGAAGGAAACGTAAAGTTGAAATTCCGGAATGATGTGAAGATGAAGATAGCCTATCATACGCCTTGCCATATGGAAAAATTGGGTTGGGCATATTATTCCATTGCTTTATTGCGCAGTATTCCCAATGTGGATCTTACCGTACTGAACTCTCAGTGTTGCGGAATTGCGGGCACATATGGATTTAAAAAAGAAAACTACGAAACATCACAGGGAATAGGCGCTTCATTGTTTAACCAGATAGAAGAAGTGGCAGCGGATTTTGTGGCTACCGATTGTGAAACCTGCAAATGGCAGATTGAAATGTCTACTTCGGCAAAAGTAAAACACCCCATCTCGGTACTTGCGGAAGCTCTGGATTTAGAAGAAACCAGTAAATTGAATTGTAATAAATAA
- a CDS encoding rhodanese-like domain-containing protein yields MKAFLAGICLFFATLVSCQQKGEGFTSVSADEFATLIADPEIQRLDVRTVAEYSEEHIPGSININVLDEQFAVVADSTLRKDAPVALYCRSGKRSKKAAAILSKKGYTVYELDKGFTGWKQAGKETEK; encoded by the coding sequence ATGAAAGCATTTCTTGCAGGCATTTGTCTGTTTTTTGCCACCCTCGTTTCTTGCCAGCAGAAGGGAGAAGGTTTTACATCTGTTTCGGCAGATGAGTTTGCGACATTGATTGCTGATCCCGAAATTCAGCGATTGGATGTGCGTACGGTTGCCGAGTATTCGGAAGAGCACATCCCCGGCAGTATCAATATCAATGTGCTGGATGAGCAGTTTGCTGTTGTGGCGGATTCCACACTCCGGAAAGACGCACCGGTAGCTCTTTATTGCCGTAGCGGAAAACGCAGCAAGAAGGCTGCGGCTATCCTGAGCAAAAAGGGATATACGGTTTATGAACTCGATAAGGGGTTCACCGGCTGGAAACAAGCAGGGAAGGAAACAGAGAAATAG